One Thermofilum pendens Hrk 5 DNA segment encodes these proteins:
- a CDS encoding preprotein translocase subunit Sec61beta — translation MSSKEKKSGEKKEGGKERKPTALPAAGLLTFYEEDIGGIKVRPELVIAGTFLLVILVLLAHAGVL, via the coding sequence ATGTCTAGCAAGGAGAAGAAGTCTGGGGAGAAGAAGGAAGGTGGCAAGGAAAGAAAGCCCACAGCGCTACCTGCCGCCGGTCTGCTCACATTCTACGAGGAAGATATAGGTGGAATAAAGGTTAGACCAGAACTTGTGATAGCCGGAACATTCCTGTTAGTAATACTAGTCCTCCTGGCCCATGCAGGTGTGCTCTGA
- a CDS encoding transcription elongation factor Elf1 has protein sequence MGRRRKKRARRVVVVKRKLPTVFQCPRCGASAVGVSVKKGGRENYVVVSCSNCGLKARYDYVEYLEPVDYFSRFLDDYEAGKIPLEGSVSGGSDEGASEELHTGED, from the coding sequence ATGGGCAGAAGGAGGAAAAAGCGTGCTCGTAGAGTGGTCGTAGTTAAACGCAAGCTACCTACGGTCTTCCAATGCCCGAGATGTGGAGCCTCTGCCGTTGGTGTCTCAGTTAAGAAGGGGGGACGGGAAAACTACGTAGTTGTATCCTGCTCTAATTGCGGGTTGAAGGCTAGGTACGATTATGTTGAGTACCTAGAGCCGGTAGACTATTTTAGCCGTTTCCTGGACGACTATGAGGCTGGAAAAATTCCTTTAGAGGGATCCGTGAGTGGGGGATCTGATGAGGGGGCGAGTGAAGAACTACATACTGGAGAAGATTAG
- a CDS encoding geranylgeranylglyceryl/heptaprenylglyceryl phosphate synthase, with protein sequence MRGRVKNYILEKIREHGAIHMTLIDPEKTTPEVAARIAREVAEAGTSAIMVGGSIGVSEAMTDEVVLAIKRSTEVPVILFPGSPTALSRHADAVWFLSVLNSQNPYFITGAQMQGAPIVKRYGLEVLPLGYIIVGEGGAVSIVSYTRPLPFAKPEVVAAYALAAEYMGFQFVYLEGGSGGEPVPPKIVKMVKGVTTLPLIVGGGIRSPEVAKELAKAGADIIVTGTIVEESENIRETIGRIVRATREGALERSRE encoded by the coding sequence ATGAGGGGGCGAGTGAAGAACTACATACTGGAGAAGATTAGAGAGCATGGAGCTATCCACATGACTCTCATAGACCCTGAGAAAACTACCCCAGAGGTAGCGGCGAGGATAGCCCGCGAGGTCGCCGAGGCAGGGACTTCGGCGATCATGGTCGGCGGAAGCATCGGCGTAAGCGAGGCAATGACGGACGAAGTTGTGCTAGCGATCAAGCGGTCCACCGAGGTCCCGGTAATCCTGTTTCCCGGCTCTCCCACGGCTCTCAGCAGGCACGCGGACGCCGTATGGTTCCTGTCCGTGTTGAACTCCCAGAATCCGTATTTTATCACCGGTGCTCAGATGCAGGGAGCCCCCATAGTTAAGCGGTACGGCCTAGAGGTTCTTCCACTGGGCTACATAATAGTGGGCGAAGGGGGCGCAGTCTCCATAGTGAGCTACACTAGGCCGTTACCCTTCGCTAAGCCTGAGGTCGTGGCTGCCTATGCCCTGGCAGCGGAGTACATGGGCTTCCAGTTCGTGTACCTTGAAGGAGGCTCTGGGGGAGAGCCTGTACCGCCGAAAATCGTGAAAATGGTCAAGGGTGTCACTACGCTTCCGCTCATTGTCGGCGGAGGCATAAGGTCTCCTGAAGTTGCAAAGGAACTTGCCAAGGCAGGCGCCGACATAATCGTTACTGGAACAATAGTGGAGGAATCCGAGAACATTAGGGAAACAATAGGCAGGATAGTGCGTGCCACCAGAGAGGGCGCCTTGGAGAGATCCAGGGAGTGA
- a CDS encoding SWIM zinc finger family protein: MVTEKSLELHARRAIAEKRVKLVKIKGAYGASELFLVESTDRKKVYVVIPGVYCSCPDFLFHVHLERSRKKCYHMVAVELAIREKKYVEEEIEEDRLTELVVKSFLE, translated from the coding sequence ATGGTCACAGAAAAGTCTCTCGAACTGCATGCTCGAAGGGCTATCGCGGAGAAGAGGGTAAAACTCGTGAAGATCAAGGGAGCATACGGCGCTAGCGAGCTTTTCCTCGTGGAGAGCACGGATAGGAAAAAGGTGTATGTAGTAATCCCGGGAGTGTATTGCTCCTGCCCGGATTTCCTATTCCACGTACACCTGGAGAGGAGCAGGAAGAAGTGCTACCACATGGTTGCAGTTGAGTTGGCTATACGCGAGAAGAAATACGTGGAGGAGGAAATAGAAGAGGACCGGCTGACCGAGCTTGTAGTGAAATCCTTCTTGGAATAG